Below is a genomic region from Methanosphaera sp. ISO3-F5.
GTTTTGTCTTTTTCTATTATTGTGATGTCATGGTCTTCTGCCATTGATTTTGCTAAATTGAAACCTATACGTCCAGCACCAACTATTACACCTATCATATTTTTTAGACCTCGTATGTGGTTTATTATTATAATATTTTTTTTGGGTTTTGTTATGATTAAATTTTTTGGGTGGGATATGTTTTTTTTCTTAAAATTAGTTTTTATTTTTTTTTGGGTTTGTAATGCTGGTATATATATTATACCTAAAATTAGCTTGTAGTTTTTGTTTAATATGATGTAAGTTAGATTAAAAATTAGTGCGGCTGCCGGGATTTGAACCCGGGTCGTAGGCTTGGAAGGCCCAAGTCCTAGCCAGACTAGACTACAACCGCTTGTTATATGTTTCTTGTAATATTTGATGCAACGACCGGGATTCGAACCCGGGTCTCTACCGTGGCAGGGTAGGGTCTTAGCCAGACTGGACTATCGCTGCATATGTTTGTGTACAAGTCACTATACAATAGTCTATCGTATCTTATATATATACTTTATGGTTCAATGTAAAATGAATAAATTTTTAATAAAATTAAAGCATTTTTTATAAAAATGTTATTTTTATTTATCATATTTATATAATATTAAAACCATATTAATAATTAATAATATGATATTAATAATAATCATATTAATTTCAATAAAAATTTGGAGAGATTGTAATGCGCATAAGCATGTCATTACCAAATAAACTTCTTAATGAATTCGACGATGTATTAAGAGACAGAGGATACCAATCACGTTCAAAAGGTATCAGAGATGCACTAAAAGACTACATACTCAGATACCAATGGATGAATGAAATGGAAGGAGAACGAGTAGGAGTATTAGCTGTAATCTACGATCATCATTACGTAGGCGTAATGGAATCAATGACAGACATCCAACACGACTACAGAGAACAAATTAACGCAAGTTTACACATTCACATGAATGACAAATACTGTCTAGAAGTAATCATAGTTAAAGGAGATATAATACATATCAGAGATTTAACAGAAAGAATTATGAGACTAAAAGGAGTCGAACATGTGAAACTAACCAGTGCAGGAACTGGTGAACTAGATAAAGTAACAGAAGACTAAAAAAAAATTAATAAAGATTTATACCCACAAAAAATTAATAAAACAATCTTTTCAAAACAATCTCCAAATTTAACTATTTTTAAACTATTATTAAACCCTTCAAACAAAACAATATATAATGACATATTATGATGATTTAACAAAAGACGAAAAAAGAGTCACTATTTTTAAAGAAGCAATAAAACAAAATGCACACGGACTAACATACGACCTAGGAACAGGCTCCGGAATACTAGCAGGCATAGCATCAAAATATGCCGACAAAGTATACGCATACGAAATAAACCCACTAACAATAAAACACTACACAAAAGCAAACCTACAACAATACAACAACATAACAATAATAGAAACCGATGCAAGCACACATAAATTCACAGAAAAACCTGACGTAGTAATATGTGAAATGCTAGACACAGCACTAATAGACGAAGAACAAGTACCAGTAACCAACAACATACAAAAATACACAAAAAAAGACACAATACACATACCCCATTCAACATACGATACAATCATGATAGGACAAACAAACATAACCAACATCACATATCAAGAAAACAACAAACCCAACTTCAAAGAATACTCAGAAGAAACAAAATATAACGAAACAATATTCCGAGAAAAAAACAACACACACATACAAAAAGAAATAACACTAACATCCAAAAAAACAGGAACAATAAACACAATAAAACTAACCACATACACCAGAGTAACAGAACAATTAATAACAGGACCAACGCCAATGTTAAATCCGCCTTTACTCATACCAACAAAAGAAAAAAAGGTAAAAAAAGGAGAAAAAATAAAAATACAACTAAAATACATAATGGGTGGTGGACTAAATACAATCCAAACAGATATACAATGAACTATCAAAATTTTTAAAACAATACGAAAAATTATTAATATTCACAATAGGAAACACAATGAGGGGAGATGATGGACTAGGACCATTACTATCAGAACAAGTATACAACAAACTAGTCGAAATAACAGACAAAAACACAGACAACGTATACCTATTAAACACAGAATCAACACCAGAAAACCATACAATAGAAATAAGAAACCTAAAACCATCACACATAATAATAATAGATGCAGTAGAATTTGAAGCAAAACCCGGAGAAATGCTACTAATAAACAAGGAACAAATAGATACCTTCAACATATCAACACACTCCATGCCAATATCATTCATAATAAACTACATAGAAGAAACAATAGGAAGCAAAATAATCACAATAGGAATACAACCAAAACAAATGGAACTAATAAACACAATATCCGAAGAAGTAAAAGAAAGTGTAGAAGAATTAACTAATATCATAGTAGAACTAGTCTAGGTGAAAAAACATGAAAATATTATTTATAGGATCAAGATTATTTGATGATGCAGCATGGTATGCAAAAAAACATGAAATAGAAACAATCATCACAGAATCCAACGAAAAAGCTATGAACTTAGACCTTGCAGACAAAAAATACATAGTCCCAAGAGGCATGGAAGAACCAATAAACATAGCAATAAAAGAAGATGTTGACGCAGTAATACCATTAATAGGAATAGACCCACCACTAACAGATGTCGGACTAATGAAAGAAAAACTAGAAAAAGAAAACAACATACCAGTAATAGCAGCATCATCAAACACAGCACAACTAGCAGCCAACAAATACGATACAAAACAAATGTTAACCAAAAATAATATAAAAACACCTAAATTCAAAAAACTAGAAAAACCATACCAGATCCAAGACTTAGAAAATGAATTGCCAATAGTACTTAAAACCCCCGACGGACAAGGAGGAGTCGGAGTAAAAATAGCATTAAACACTGAAGACATTCAAGACTTCATAAAAGATAAAAACAACATCTTCACAGAAAAATTTGTTCAAGGAACAGAAATATCCATAGAAACACTCAGATGGAAAGAACAAACAATAGCACTAGCCCCAGTATACAAGGGAGATACAACACTAGAAGGCACACACCCATTATCCAAGATAAAACAAGCACCACTAAATATCAGTGGAATAGATAACCAACAGCATAACCAAGCAATAAGAGACTTAGCAGAAAAACTTGCAGACATGGTAAAAGTAGAAGGAACAATGGACATAGACATATTACATGATGCCAGAAACAATGAAAACTATGTAATAGAACTAAACACCAGACCAAGTGGAACAAGATACATGACAGCAGCAACAACAAACATCTACCCAATCTGCCAACTAATAGACATGGCATGTGGAACATGGTCTCCAGAAAATGTAAAAAAAGAAATGAAAAGTTACTATGCCACAGAATTGCCAGTAGGAGACTTCCCCGAAAACAGGCAAACACCAAAAATAAAACAATTCAGTGGAGAAAATTCATACATCGTTCATGGCCCAAAACACTACCAAAGGGTAACAATCAGGGCAAACAGCAAAGAAAACTTAAATAACCTAACATATGAATTAGTCCCGGATTATGCGAGAGAAAACAATATAAAATTCATTTAATTTCCTTTTATATTCCATTTTTCACCGTTTGTAGTTACTTATTTTAATCTGAGTCTTGGCATAAATTAGTTTAAAGAGAAAAAAAATGATTACTCTAAAAAAAAGATTAACCTTTTTTTTCAAAAAATATGCCTAATTCAACTGTTTAAAATGTATATCATCAGCACATTTAAATAACTCAGTAGTTTTTTATAGCATAATTTCTTAAATTATTCAATTTCAACGAAATATCCACTAAAATATTGAACTGCTTCTTAGAAAGACCCCTAATAAGAGTACTTTGAGTTAAAATTATACAATTTTCATCCATCATAATATGTTAATACTACTTTATTCGCTCCCTTAACTTTAAAAACGAAAATTAAGAAAAAATTCATGAAAATAACAATTCTGTGACTTCCATATTATAAACCATACAATAAATGGTATATAAATTTAATTTAAGAGGCGCTGGTAAGTAATCAAGGGGGTCTTGGTAAGTAATATATTTACATAATTATATATACATAAGTAACAATCATACTAAAAAAATAATTAATATTGAGTTTTTGACTTTAGGGGGTTAAAGAAATTATGATTAGTCAAATGGACATACTAATCTTCATATTAACAATTATAGTAACAGCACTATTCACAGCAGCTGTACGGCGAGAATTGTTAAAAGCAGATATTAGGGACAATCCAATCATCTCTGAACATAGACAAAAGAGTGGAACACCAACAATGGGCGGTTTTGGGATACTGCTAGGTATATCCCTAATGGCTTTAGTAACATTCACATGGCATGCAGTAAGTTATCTTCACATAACAGTATTTATGATGATAGCTGCAGGAATATTTGGAATGTTTGATGATTTACTAGGATTTAAAGTAAAAGAATATCAGAAAGTTGTAAAAAATACTGGTGACAATCCAGTCCAACTGGGATTATTAACATTACAACCAGGTGAAGAAGCAAGAGTAGCATCACCTAAAGCTAAAAAAGATTATGAACAAATTGTTGAAAAAGAACATAAACTAGAACTAATTGATGAAATACCAATAAAAACAGAAACATCAGAAACAGAGAAAATAATCACACAATTCATATTAGCATGTTTCCTAGTCGTACCAGGAGTATTATCAACTAACATACTTGGAATAGAAATCGGAGTATTGATGATACCATTAGCAATCCTTGCAATCATAGGATCAATAAATGCAGTAAACCTAATTGATGGTATGGATGGACTAGCTGCAGGAATTATTGCAATCGCATCCGTGGCTTCAGCATTATTTGCTGGTGCAACAACAGGTTCTGTAGCATCATTACCATTTGTTGTAATAGCAGGTGCTAGTGTAGGATTTTTGGTATTAAATCATTATCCTGCAAAAATATTCATGGGAGATACAGGATCATACGCATTAGGTACAGGGTACATGGTAGCAGCATTACTTGGAAATACATTAATATTTTCAGTAATAGCTTTGGCAGTTCCAATAATATCAGTCATAATAAGTCTCTTACACAGAGCACATATTATCACACTACCTGTAGAACCATTACATCATACATTAAACTATCATGGAATGAGTGAACAAAAAATTATATTATTATACTGGGGAGTAACATTAATAGTGTCCGTAATAGCATTATTCCTGTTTGGAATAATATAATCATTTGAGGAGTAACAATGAATAATATCAAAACATTAGATTTAGCAAAGAAAATTGAAGGAAAATTGTATGGTCCAAACAAGGAATTAAATGGAACCTTCACATTCCTAAACAAGGCATCTAAAAATGATATTGTAATAAGACATTGGATTAACGAAAAAGGTGTGCAAATAGCATTAGATAAGGAAATATCCTGTATAATCACACAAAATCCTCAAGAAGATACAATTAAATATGCACAAGAGCATGATTTTCCATTAATTGTGACAGATCACATAGAATATGCAACAGCATACGCATTAAACCAATCAATAAAAAAATATGCACAAAACGCTTTTAAAATGTCCATAACAGGAACCAATGGTAAATCAACAACTTCCCACCTTCTATTTACTATTTTTTCAGATTTAAATTATAAAACATACACAAATACTGATGCTGAATCAGAAGGCAACACATTAATAGATCCACGAGTATCAGATGAATTAACAGATTACTACAAGCAACACGGCGAAATAGAAGCAATATCACTGGAAGTATCAGAAGTACAAGGATGGGATGATAAACTAATGAAAAATCATTCATACCAGATGATAAGCGCATTAGAAGCAGACGTGGCAATAATTACAAACGCATCATTTGACCATATGAATCTCGTAGAATCATTCGATGAATTATTAGACGAAATAGAAGGAGCTGCAAGAGCCTTAGATAAACAGGATAAAAACACCTTACTAGTACTAAACTATGAAGATACAAACATCAGAAAAATGAACAAAGCAGTAGAAGATAATCCAAACATAAAAGTAATGTACTTCGGAGATTATGACCCGGAAAACATATTAGACATATCCTATAAAGAAAATGTGGGAATATATGCAAAAGAAACATTATACATCAAATACGAGGATTTACCATTCACATCAGCACATTTTATCCAAGACATCATGGCTGCAATAGCCGTATGTGAATACAAATCATTAAACAAGGAAGAAGTAATAAAATCTCTGAAAAACTATAAACCGCTAGCAAGACGTTTCATCAAACTAAGAGAAAACCCTGTTATCATTGACGACTTTGCACATAACCCTTCAGGAATACAGTTAACAATAGAGAACGGTTCAAAACTGGGGGATAAACTAGTAGTAGTTAATGCAATAAGAGGATCCCGTGGCGAAGATATTAATGAAGAAATCGCTGAATCCCTGGCAAAAACATTAAACCAGAAAGAGGATTACACATTATTATTAACTTGCAGTAAAGATGTGGTAAATCATTTAAACACAGTACTTGACTCAGAACTTCAAGTATTCACTGCAACATTAGATGAACATAACATAAAATATGAAGTAATAGAAAACCTTGAAGATGCATTAAACAAGTCACTACAAATAGCATCACCGGATGATGTCATATTATTGTTAGGAGCCCAGGGAATGGACCCTGCAAGTAATATTCTATCAAAAAACAATCAAATATAATCCAATGCTGTCAAGTTAACGTTCATTTTGTGAGACTGTTTTTTCAAGGCAGTCAAGTTAAAATTTTTATCCCATCATTATCCTTTATTTTTTATATTGTAACCTATTTTTACTTTAAATTTACTTAATTCTATTGATAATTTAATTATATTTAATAATATAAGTATTTATTTAATTATATTGGTATTTAATTATTATTTATAGTTAGTTTTATATATTATGAGTTATATATTATTATTTAGTTAATTAGCATATTGTTTATTTTTATTTTTTTATTTAATTGTTTGTGGATTTGATTGATAATGTTTTGGTGTTGTAGATGTCTTTATGTGGTAATTTATTAGATAATATGGGAAATTTTAATAGTTATGTTTGTGATAAATATATTTTAGATGACAATAAGTTTGTTCGTAATCGTAAATTGACTCAGGAATGTATTATGAAATATGTTCTGTGGAATCGTGGTCGTACTACTGCTTTGGAGGCTTTGTATTTTATGGAGGAGTATTGGGGTGTAATGGATATGGATGTTTCTAAACAAGCTATTTCTCAAAGGAGGATGATTATTGATCCTCAAGCATATATTGATATTAATGATGATTTAATAAAGGCAATTTATAAGAGACCTGAAGAATTAAAAACATTTAAAGGTTATTATTTAACTGCTATTGATGGTTCCATCTTCGATTTACCCAATTATCCTACTATCCGGGAGGATTTTGCCATTGATGAAAATATTGATCATACCCATCACACAGCAACTGCTCGTGTTTCCACAATGGTTGATGTATTAAATGAATTTATTCTTAGTTCAAGTATCAGCAATAGGAAAAGGGGAGAGCTTAAACATGCCCTAAATCATGTAGATGATGTAAAAAGTAAAATCAATCTTCGAAAAACAATTATAGTATGTGATAGAGGTTATGGCTCCAAAGAATTAATGTTAAAAATAATGAAACAACATTCACATTTTGTAATACGACTTAAAAATAGCACATTTAAAGAAAAAAGAGCAAAAATGACAAAAAATGAGCAAATAATATGGATACCCTTAGATGAAACATACATTAAAACTCTTAAAGACAAAAAACTACAAAAATTCGCAATAAAAAAAGAAATTCTACGATTACGTATAATAAACATACAATTACCCACAGGAGAAATAGAAACATTAGCAACAAACATATATGATGAATCCATGACCATTGAAGACTTCAAAGAAATATACAACAAAAGATGGACCATAGAAACCAACTACGACAAATTAAAAAACAAACTACAAACAGAAAACTTCTCTAGTCGCAGAAAAATCATAATAGAACAAGACTTTTACTCAGATATATACGTATTCAACATAGCAACAACAGTCAAACACGACGTAAACCAAGAAATAGAAGAAAAACGAAAAAACAACAACAAATACAAATACAAAGATTACCAAGCAAACTTCAACATAGCAATAGGAATAGTCAAAAAAGAATTACTAAACCTTCTAACCACAGACATAGAAAAACAACAACAAACATCAATGAAAATAATCAAAATACTACAAAAACACTTAATACCAATAAAAGAAGAAAGAAAATCAACAAACAGAGAACCTGTAGACTATGGACACAAATTCACAGACAACAACAAAAGATCTTTCTAAAAAAAAATAATTCACAAAAAAACAGTCACACAAATTGAACATTAACTTGACAGCATTGAATATAATCATTTCACCACCAAACATTTTTTAATACTAAATTCTTTTTACTGAAATTATTTTAATTATTATACATAGATATTAATGTAGAAATATAATCTGATATTTTAATTATAATAATAGGAGTTGTAGTTTTTATGATTAAATCATGTATAGTAATAGGAGCAGGTAATGCAGGAAGACCTGTTGCTAGGTTACTAAACCATCAGGGAGTAGAAGTAACACTCTCAGATTCAAAAGTTTACGAAGAATTCACAGAGATACGTCAACACATGCTGGACGTACTAAAAGGTGAAGGAGTAAAACTTGAACTAGGAAACAGTAATCCGGACATCACAGGATACGATGCAATATACCTTGCACCAACAATACCTAAAACAGCACCAATTTTTAAACAAATAGAAGAAAATTCCATTGAAATCATAACACGAAAAACAATCAGTGACATAATCAACAACATTCTCGACATGGATAAAATTGGAATAACAGGATCTTATGGAAAGACAACCACAACTACCATGATAACAAACATTTTCAAAAAGGCAGGATACAAGGTATATCAATGCTCATCAATGAAATGGAATCTTGTAAGCGAAGCACTAGTCGAAGACATAGTGAACGAGGAATACAAGGGAGCAAACCTTGCAATACTAGAATTACCACACGGAACACTAGGATTACTCGGAGACCTGGACTTAAAGATGGGTGTACTAACCAATTTACACCAGGAACACTTAAGCGAATTTGATGGCTCAATGGAAAAATATATTGAACGCAAATCATTAATCATGAACATATCCGATAAACTAGTTGCAAACATACAATGCGCAGACCTTTTAACAAATAAACGTGAAGATACCATTTACTTCAACTTTGAAAACAATAACACCGAAATAGACACACAAAAATATGAAATAAAATATGCTGCAAACTATCAGAGTGGACAATACACATTCAAACAGGAAGGATCATCAGAAAAAACAGATATTAACATAGACACAGTAGCATCATATAACTATGCAAACTTAACCGCAGCAATAGCAGTATCATTAGAATACGGAATATCATGGGAAAACATAAAAGAAGGATTAGCACTATTTTCAGGAGTAAGTGGAAGAATGGAACACCTCGGAACATACAATGGAGTTGAAGCATACTTTGACTCATCATGTTCCGAATTATCCATAAGACAAGCATTAGACTTCATAAAAGATGAAAACATAATAGTAGTATTCGGTTGTGTAGATTCAACAACAATAAGAGACTATGAAGAAAGCGGAAGAACCGTCGGAGACTATGCCAACATGGTAATAGCAACAGGATACGTTGAAATAACCGGAGAACTACACATGGATTCTGCACTAGGATTACTTAACTCCATAGAAAATGATGACGTAATAAAACTAGCAGTTTGTACAGTGGACGAAGCATCAGAACTAGCAATGAAATATGCAAAACCGGGAGATGATATAGTACACCTCGGAATAGGTGGAACAACTTCCTATAAACAAGTAAAAGACAAACTGCTGAAAGGATTAGAAGAAGGTTGTAAAAGATATGCAAATAACTGATATTAAACAGGATGCAATATTTGGAGTAATAGGAGTTTGTGGAGTAAACGGGAACCTAATAGCCAGAATATTAAGTGACCATGGTTTCAAAGTACAAGCAACAGACATGGTAAATGAAGAAGACTGCAGATTCGGAAGTTCACTAAAAAATTATCCGGATATAAACATTTACTATGGAAAGCTACCAGAAGATTTTATAAAAACATCAGATTATATAGTAATGCCAACACAATTAATAGAATCTAAATCAAAATTATACCAGGACGTTAAACAACAAAACACTCCTATAATAACAGTAGAAGATATATTCACATTATTTGAACCGGCAAGTCCCGTAATCTGCATAACAGGGACAAATGGAAAAACAACCACAACAACCCTACTAAAACACTTCGCATATAGTGCAGGCTTAAAACCCTGTGAACACAACCTGGAAAAAATGCAGGGAAACCTAGCCGACATCCCACCATTACAATCCAGACTAAATGGTGATTTAAGCATACTTGAAACAGGAACATTCGGTTACAAGGGAAGTTTAAACAAGTTAATCAGTGCATGTAAAGCAGATGTAGGATTAATAACCAATATCACAGAGGACCATTTAACAAACAGTAACGATTTTCTAAGCTATGCAAGAGTGAAAGGAGAACTTGTAGAATTATTAAAAAACAAAACTCTCATAGTAAACAGTGATGATCCAACAATAATGTCCCTATTAAGAGAAGTAAAATATGAGGGAAACTTAATAACTTTCGGTATTGAAACAGAATCCTTCAGACAATCAGAAAAACAATGCTTCTGTGGCCAAAAAGTACATATTGATGAATATATTGCAGGAGTAGGAAAATATCAATGCAGTTGTGGTTTAACTTATCAACAACCAGATTATCTTGCAAAAAACATTAATGATGAACATAATTCCTTCACACTACAAACAAAATATGGTAACTACAACTTTCACTTAAACATTCAGGGATTACATAACATATACAATGCAGTAGGTGCAATTATAATAGCCAGAGAAGTACTTAACATACCATTCATGGAAATAGAAGAATATCTTCAAAATTTTAATGGTGTGAACGGAAGGATGAACAAAATAGGCACATACCATGGAAAACAGGTTATGGTGGATTATGCACATAACCCTGCAGGTATGACAACAGTACTAAGAGAACTGAAAAACTCCTATGATGTAATGGTTAATGTTATAACAACATCATCAGAGTCCGGATTGGATGGAGATCATGAAATATTCAGTTGTTCAGCTGACTACTCGGATTATATTGTTCCAGCATCTTACAATGCATACCATTGTGCAAAAGATGCTCTTGAAAAAGGATTATACGATAATAAAATAGTGCTCCCAGATTACATGCCTCATGATAAAAAACAGGGAACATTAGGTGCAACAACAGAACAAGTACTGGCAGGATTCAACAAATCCTTAGATATTGAAGCAGATCTAATAGTATGTACTGGTGAAGCAGCATTTAAATACAAGGACATGTTAATAGAAAAGTTAAACGAAAAAGAATAGTAAAAGTAATTTTTTCTATTACACTACCCCCATTCTTTTGTGGGGGGAGAAAAATGTTTTACTTTCACATTAATTAATCCTAGATATCTACTTATAAAATAAAAAATAAATCTAATATTTAATAATTATCTTCTAATGAAAGATTATTTAAAGATAATAAAAAAAAATTTTTTTCAAGTAGTATGTTAATAAATTAATTTATTAATCGGGGTGAAAAATTGTTTATAAAAGTTAGAAGGGATACATTAATCATTTTAATCCTAGCATTTGTTCTAATACTATCTGGTCGAGCAATGACCTACGTATCATTCGCATCAAGTGATAGTGTAGATGATGGAGTTCCTATAGCAGGAGTAATGATAAAAGGAAATGATATAGTACCAACTTCTTCAATTAAATCAAATATACAAGCTGCCGGTTTTAGGGAAGGAAGTTACATTAAAGGAAATACCTTAATCACATCCCAGAGACAGCTATTGCTATCAGATGCAATACAAAACGCCGAAGAATTTGCTAAACAGGCAACCATACCTGGTACATCTATTGCACCAATCAATGTAGTTGATGTTCAAGTAGATTCCACAAGCGGAAACGTGGTAGTAAATGTTGTAGAAGATTTCTCAGTAATAAAAGTTAAAGTAGCTAACGGTTCTACAACACCATCAGCAAACACAGAGACAGGATAAGATGTTATTGGTGATAATATGACAAGACAATCAAAATATATGAAAATATCCATTTTCTTGTTGCTCTTAATAATGTTTTCATCGGTAGCTAGTGCAACAATGAACGTAGCAGTCATAACTGATCCTACAGGAAAAGACCCTAACGGGTGTGCAGCAGGAAGCCAGTCATTTGCAGCAAACATGTTCCAGTCAACATTTATATTCTCACAGGAACGTAAAATAGCACTCCTATCAGGGGGTGAAGGTACATCAGATGTACGTATAGCTGCAATTATTACTGCACTAACACAACTTCAAGCCAATGCTACACTAGAAAAAATAGTTGGAGTTGCACAAAGCTTTGATGGTATACGTCTAATGGCTGTTAATCCTACAGAGGGTATTGCAGTAGGAGGAGATTTCCAGGTATACGTAGTCACAGTAGACAGTAACAGTAATATTAAAGTACAAGCAGCAAGTGGTGGAGTAGTATCAATACCAGCAGGAACAAGAGGTGCAATGATACACCTTCGTAACTCTGAAGGAAACCCAAAAAGTGGAACAGCAGACAGAGTAAGATTACAAACTGCTATGAACATGGGTAAAATGATTCGAGATGGATACCCAGCAACAACAATCGTAGAAAAAGCATTCGAAGAAGTATCAAAAGATTCAGGAGAAAATCATGGTGGTGGAGCAATTAACTTAATTTCTGGTGTCACCACAGGGGACATGTTTACTCCGGAACAATTAAATGGTGTTGGTTACGAAATGGATCAACCATACAGTAAGGTGAGTCAAACAGGATGGAGTATCGGATTCCCAGAAGCAAACAATTACCAAGTCTCACCAGTAGATGGAAGTCCACTAACCACAATATATGCTTATGAAGCATTAGGAAATGCAATCACAGTATCTAATGACAATCCATCAGTATCAGTATATGGTTCAGATAACAGAGGTTTATATGAAGCAACACAAGATATTGTCTCCGCATCAGTTACCAGAAACGGTTATGATCCAGTCAAAATAACTGCATCACTTAATCGGGCTATAGACAGTGGAACAATAGTAGGTGTAGAACATTTAAGTACTTCAGATTTAAATGTGAAAGAAAATGTTAAAGCAGTGGGTGTTTATTACACGCCAGTATCAAATGGTAGAACTGCACCACAATGGAATTTACCAATAAACTCTCAAATATTTGATGTACTAGGAAATATTCAGACAGTTATCGGTATTCTATTGATATTATTAGCATTATTTAGAAGTTCTTTAATAAAATCATTCTTTAGAAGACGATAGTCTTCCAACCCTATTTTTTATTATTTAATATTTTTTTCAGGTGTATTTTATGGCATTAATTTTAATAAGAGCAATGAATAAGAAGAAAGCTTTAAATTGTTTAGCAGATCTGGAAAGACATGCAAAATTAAACATAATAGGCAAACCAAAATCAGTTTCTTTAGAAAAAG
It encodes:
- a CDS encoding IS4 family transposase; amino-acid sequence: MSLCGNLLDNMGNFNSYVCDKYILDDNKFVRNRKLTQECIMKYVLWNRGRTTALEALYFMEEYWGVMDMDVSKQAISQRRMIIDPQAYIDINDDLIKAIYKRPEELKTFKGYYLTAIDGSIFDLPNYPTIREDFAIDENIDHTHHTATARVSTMVDVLNEFILSSSISNRKRGELKHALNHVDDVKSKINLRKTIIVCDRGYGSKELMLKIMKQHSHFVIRLKNSTFKEKRAKMTKNEQIIWIPLDETYIKTLKDKKLQKFAIKKEILRLRIINIQLPTGEIETLATNIYDESMTIEDFKEIYNKRWTIETNYDKLKNKLQTENFSSRRKIIIEQDFYSDIYVFNIATTVKHDVNQEIEEKRKNNNKYKYKDYQANFNIAIGIVKKELLNLLTTDIEKQQQTSMKIIKILQKHLIPIKEERKSTNREPVDYGHKFTDNNKRSF
- a CDS encoding Mur ligase family protein, giving the protein MIKSCIVIGAGNAGRPVARLLNHQGVEVTLSDSKVYEEFTEIRQHMLDVLKGEGVKLELGNSNPDITGYDAIYLAPTIPKTAPIFKQIEENSIEIITRKTISDIINNILDMDKIGITGSYGKTTTTTMITNIFKKAGYKVYQCSSMKWNLVSEALVEDIVNEEYKGANLAILELPHGTLGLLGDLDLKMGVLTNLHQEHLSEFDGSMEKYIERKSLIMNISDKLVANIQCADLLTNKREDTIYFNFENNNTEIDTQKYEIKYAANYQSGQYTFKQEGSSEKTDINIDTVASYNYANLTAAIAVSLEYGISWENIKEGLALFSGVSGRMEHLGTYNGVEAYFDSSCSELSIRQALDFIKDENIIVVFGCVDSTTIRDYEESGRTVGDYANMVIATGYVEITGELHMDSALGLLNSIENDDVIKLAVCTVDEASELAMKYAKPGDDIVHLGIGGTTSYKQVKDKLLKGLEEGCKRYANN
- a CDS encoding Mur ligase family protein; this encodes MQITDIKQDAIFGVIGVCGVNGNLIARILSDHGFKVQATDMVNEEDCRFGSSLKNYPDINIYYGKLPEDFIKTSDYIVMPTQLIESKSKLYQDVKQQNTPIITVEDIFTLFEPASPVICITGTNGKTTTTTLLKHFAYSAGLKPCEHNLEKMQGNLADIPPLQSRLNGDLSILETGTFGYKGSLNKLISACKADVGLITNITEDHLTNSNDFLSYARVKGELVELLKNKTLIVNSDDPTIMSLLREVKYEGNLITFGIETESFRQSEKQCFCGQKVHIDEYIAGVGKYQCSCGLTYQQPDYLAKNINDEHNSFTLQTKYGNYNFHLNIQGLHNIYNAVGAIIIAREVLNIPFMEIEEYLQNFNGVNGRMNKIGTYHGKQVMVDYAHNPAGMTTVLRELKNSYDVMVNVITTSSESGLDGDHEIFSCSADYSDYIVPASYNAYHCAKDALEKGLYDNKIVLPDYMPHDKKQGTLGATTEQVLAGFNKSLDIEADLIVCTGEAAFKYKDMLIEKLNEKE